From a region of the Pongo pygmaeus isolate AG05252 chromosome 5, NHGRI_mPonPyg2-v2.0_pri, whole genome shotgun sequence genome:
- the FRS3 gene encoding fibroblast growth factor receptor substrate 3 — protein sequence MGSCCSCLNRDSIPDNHPTKFKVTNVDDEGVELGSGVMELTQSELVLHLHRREAVRWPYLCLRRYGYDSNLFSFESGRRCQTGQGIFAFKCSRAEEIFNLLQDLMQCNSINVMEEPVIITRNSHPAELDLPRAPQPPNALGYTVSSFSNGCPGEGPRFSAPRRLSTSSLRHPSLGEESTHALIAPDEQSHTYVNTPASEDDHRRGRHCLQPLPEGQVPFLPQARGPDQRDPQVFLQPGQVKFVLGPTPARRHMVKCQGLCPSLHDPPHHNNNNDAPSECPAQPKCTYENISGGLRRGAGWRLSPEEPGWNGLAHRRAALLHYENLPPLPPVWESQAQQLGREAGDDGDSRDGLTPSSNGFPDGEEDETPLQKPTSTRAAIRSHGSFPVPLTRRRGSPRVFNFDFRRPGPEPPRQLNYIQVELKGWGGDRPKEPQNPSSPQAPMPTTHPARSSDSYAVIDLKKTVAMSNLQRALPRDDGTARKTRHNSTDLPL from the exons ATGGGGAGCTGCTGCAGCTGCCTGAACAGAGACAGCATTCCAGACAACCACCCCACCAAGTTCAAG GTGACAAATGTGGATGACGAGGGGGTGGAACTGGGCTCTGGGGTGATGGAGCTGACGCAGAGTGAGCTGGTGCTGCACCTGCATCGGCGTGAGGCTGTCCGCTGGCCTTACCTCTGCCTGCGGCGCTATGGCTATGACTCCAACCTCTTCTCCTTTGAGAGTGGCCGCCGATGTCAGACAGGCCAGG gaATATTTGCATTTAAGTGTTCCCGGGCTGAGGAAATCTTCAACCTCCTTCAGGATCTGATGCAGTGCAACAGCATCAATGTGATGGAAGAGCCTGTCATCATCACCCGCAATAGCCACCCCGCTGAGCTTGACCTCCCTCGAGCCCCCCAGCCGCCCAATG CTCTAGGCTACACTGTCTCCAGCTTTTCCAATGGCTGCCCTGGAGAGGGCCCACGATTCTCAGCTCCCCGGCGGCTCTCGACAAGCAGCCTGCGGCACCCCTCGCTTGGGGAAGAGTCCACCCATGCCCTCATTGCTCCTGATGAGCAG TCCCACACCTATGTCAACACACCGGCCAGTGAAGATGACCACCGCAGGGGCCGCCACTGCCTGCAGCCCCTGCCTGAGGGTCAGGTACCCTTCCTCCCGCAGGCCCGGGGTCCTGACCAACGGGACCCACAGGTGTTCTTGCAGCCAGGCCAGGTGAAGTTTGTGTTGGGCCCGACCCCTGCTCGGCGGCACATGGTGAAGTGCCAGGGCCTCTGTCCCAGCCTGCATGACCCCCCACACCACAATAATAACAATGACGCCCCTTCCgagtgcccagcccagcccaagtGCACCTACGAGAACATCAGCGGGGGGCTGCGGCGAGGGGCTGGCTGGAGACTGAGCCCAGAGGAGCCGGGCTGGAATGGCCTTGCCCACCGCCGGGCCGCCCTGCTGCACTATGAGAACCTGCCCCCGCTGCCCCCTGTGTGGGAAAGCCAAGCCCAGCAGCTGGGAAGGGAGGCTGGGGATGATGGGGACTCGAGGGATGGGCTCACACCCTCTTCCAATGGCTTCCCTGATGGTGAGGAGGACGAGACCCCACTGCAGAAGCCCACCAGCACCCGGGCCGCCATCCGCAGCCACGGCAGCTTTCCTGTGCCACTGACCCGCCGCCGCGGCTCCCCAAGGGTCTTCAACTTTGATTTCCGCCGGCCGGGGCCCGAGCCCCCAAGGCAGCTTAACTACATCCAGGTGGAGCTAAAGGGCTGGGGTGGAGACCGCCCTAAGGAGCCCCAGAACCCCTCGAGCCCCCAAGCCCCCATGCCCACCACCCACCCTGCCCGAAGCTCAGACTCCTACGCCGTGATTGACCTCAAAAAGACCGTGGCCATGTCCAACCTGCAGAGAGCTCTGCCCCGAGACGATGGCACCGCCAGGAAAACCCGGCACAACAGCACCGACCTGCCTCTGTAG